The Pseudophaeobacter arcticus DSM 23566 genome includes a region encoding these proteins:
- a CDS encoding MarR family winged helix-turn-helix transcriptional regulator: protein MEESHSLAVSLFSEILMADQLARSRLGKALPKGMELSHFSVLNHLTRTGVERSPAQLAKAFHVTRGAMTNTLNKLEVAGYIHIRPDWDDARRKMVAISPAGRQARDAALASIVPLISEVVNDLGGDRVRATLPILRELRAKLESTA from the coding sequence ATGGAAGAATCCCACTCCCTGGCGGTCTCGCTGTTTAGCGAGATCTTGATGGCAGACCAACTGGCGCGCTCACGGTTGGGCAAAGCCCTGCCCAAGGGAATGGAATTGTCGCATTTCTCAGTTCTCAACCACCTGACCCGCACGGGGGTTGAACGCTCTCCGGCGCAATTGGCCAAGGCCTTTCACGTCACGCGCGGCGCCATGACCAATACGCTGAACAAGCTGGAAGTGGCGGGTTATATCCATATCCGCCCGGATTGGGATGATGCCCGGCGCAAGATGGTGGCGATCAGCCCGGCAGGGCGGCAGGCCCGTGACGCAGCCCTGGCCAGCATCGTACCGCTGATTTCTGAGGTGGTGAATGACCTTGGTGGGGACCGTGTCCGCGCGACGCTGCCGATTCTGCGTGAGCTGCGCGCAAAACTGGAATCCACAGCCTAA